The sequence below is a genomic window from Mycobacteroides abscessus ATCC 19977.
TGCCGCGAGAACCGGGGAACAGATCGGGAGCCTTGTCCAGCACCCGGCATGCGATGCCGCGCCGCGTCAATTCGCACGCCAGCGTCAGGCCCGTGGGGCCGGCCCCGGCGATCACCACTGTCATCGGGCCCCGGGTCGGATAAGGACGAGCAAGACGTCATCGACGAGCCGGCCGATGAACGCGTCGTCAAGGGGGCCGCCCAGGGTCAGGCGATGGGTAAGCATTGCTTCGGCGACATCGTGAATGAGCTGACGATCAACATCGACGCCCGCCTCGCCCCGGCCGACCGCGCGCGACAGCGGAGCGTCGAAGGGAGACAGACCTGGGTCGGCGAGATGGCGACGGATCGCGTCGGAGAGTGTCTCGTCGTGCTCCATCGCGCGTATCAGGTCTGGGTAGAGGGTTGGCGGTAGCGCCTGCGCCTTGCGGCGCAGCATGCCCATTGTGGCGATGAGGTCTGTGCGTAATCCGCCGGTGTCGAAGACCTCGTCGTTGAAGCTCGCATCATGAGCGTCCAGTGCGGCCTTGATCAGTTCGGCCTTGTTGCTCCATCTGCGGTAGATCGTAGTTTTGCTGGCATGGGCCAGTGCCGCAACCGAATCCATGGAGAAGCGGTCGTATCCATCGCGTATCAGTACCTGCAATGCGACCGCGAGGAGCGCGGCGCTACGTGTCTCTCCGCGGGCAACCATGACATAAGTGTACGCATACCGTACACTTATGTCACTCCTTCAGTACCGCCTCGAAGGCCACACGGTCTCCGCGGAACAGGGAGCGCACCCGTTCAATCGGGCGCCCATCGGTGTCGAGGGTGCGCCGGTTCATGAGGAGCATGGGCATGGCGATCGAGGTGTCCAGCAGCGATGCCTCGCGGGGTGAGGCGAGTACTGTTTCGATGCGTTCGACGGCACTGCCGAACTGAACTCCTAGCGCGCGAATCGCCGCGTACAGCGAGGTACTGGGGTCAAAGGTGTTGCGCAACTCGGCAAAGCGTGCTTTGGCCAGGTATGTGCTCTCCAGCCCAAGCTTGGCGCCATCGGCGAGCAAGACGCGCTCCAGGTGGATCACCGTCGACCCGCCGCGGATTCCGAGGTCCCGGCACAGGTCGGCGTCGCCGGTGATGTTCTCCCAGGTGACCAGTAACCGCCCCGGTGTTCGCCCCTGGCTTTGCGCCCCCTCGGTATAGGAGCGTAAAGACAGCGGCTGCAATAGTTTTGGTGCCGCCACCACCGTTCCGCGCCCACGCCGTTCGATACGTCCCTCCACCAGTAGCTCATGCAGTGCCTGGCGCACGGTTTCTCGCGACACCGCGAATCGTTCGGCCAGGTCGCGCTCGGGCGGCACGGGGTCTCCCTCGTTGAGTGCCGAGAGAATGTGTTCCAGTTCGGTGCGTACCTGGTAATGCTTGGGCAGTCGCACATCGGCTGTCATGGCGCCACCACCTTTCGGGCCGTCCCGAGGCTGCCCGGAATGGAACCGGCGGCTTCCTTGTCGCGCACGGTGCGCAGTGACTTCGGAACGGCCTCGAGTTCTTCGATCGCTCGCACGGGGTAGAGCGTACGCCAGATTGGTCTATACCAATTGTTCATGTGGTGTTCGAGCGCGTGTCTCTCATTGGTCTAGACCAATGAGAGACGCTGGCGGCATGCGAGTGATAGTGGTTGGCGGCGGCATTCTCGGCACAGCGCACGCGTGGGCCGCGGTCGAACGCGGACACGAAGTAGTGCACCTGGAACGCGAGGTGGAAGCACGCGGAGCGACCGTTCGGAACTTTGGGTTGGTGTGGGTGTCGGGCAGGTCGGCTCTGGAGCTCAAGATTGCTCAGCGCTCGCGAGATCTGTGGCAGGGGATCGCGAAATTGGTACCGGGCATCGGTTTTCGGCAGATGGGCTCGTTCACGCTGCTGCGCACCCATGAGGAGGTGGCGGTGGCCGAGGAAGTGATGGCGCGGTCCGATGCGGATGAGCGCGGGTTCGCTCTGCTCGAACCTGGGGCCGTCCAGCGCCAGAATCCGGCGTTACGTGGCAAGTTTCTTGCCGGGTTGCACTGTGCGCGTGATGCCGCAGTCGAGTCGCGGGTGGCCCTGCCCGCCATGCGGCTGCACTTGAAGACGAACGGTTGCTACTCATTTGTAGCAGGACGAGAGGTGCGCGCAATCGATACCTCGTCCGCGGGTGTTTCGGTGCGTACCGATGACGGTGAGACGTATCGCGGTGAAGCCGTTGTGATGTGCGCTGGGGCGGCACACGGCGGGTTGGCGCGAGAGCTCTTGGGTGACTTCCCGGTTCGGCGGGTCCGGCTGCAAATGATGCAGACCGCCGCACTGGGCGAGGAACTGACCACGGCCATCGCGGATGGGGATAGTCTGCGCTATTACCCGGCATTCGCCGGTCCGGCACTCGACGCGCTCAATGCCACGCAACTGCAAGAACCTACGGCCGCCGAACACAAGATGCAGTTGCTGTGTGTGCAACGACTACACGGCGGACTGACGATCGGTGACACCCATGAGTACGCCGAGCCATTTGCGTTTGACGTTGATGAGGCGCCCTACCGTCATCTCATCACCACGGCCGAAGAGTTGTTGGGACGCAAGCTTCCTCCTGTGGTGCGTCGCTGGGCGGGCGTCTATTCCCAGTGCACAGATCCCGACCAGATCGTCTACCGGCGTCAGGCGGCACCTGCGGTCTGGGTGGTGACGGGGCCCGGGGGGCGTGGGATGACGCTTGGCCCCGCAATCGGTGCGGATACCGCTGACCTGATGAATCTCTGACCAGGACGAATGGACGGAAGGAAAAATCGTGTCCGACATCCCTATCCGGCTCGCCGTGCTCGATATGGCAGGCACCACGGTCGCTGACGGCGGATTGGTGCTGCAGGCATTCGAAACGGCCGCTACCGCAGGTGGTATCGAACAGGACGGGCCCGAACGGGAACGCGCCCGTCAGTACGTCATCGAGACCATGGGGCAATCCAAGATCGCGGTGTTTCGGTATCTGCTCGGCGACGAAGACAAGGCGCAGCACGCGAACCGAACTTTTGAGGATGCCTATGACGCGCTGATCAGTGACGGTCGCGTCACGCCGATCGACGGCGCGGTGCAGGCTATCTCGCGGCTGCGGGATGCCGGCGTGAAGGTCGCGCTGACGACGGGTTTCAGTGCCTCGACCAAGGAAAAGCTGCTGGCGGCACTCGCGTGGACCGATATCGCCGACCTGACGTTGGCTCCATCAGAGGCTGGGCGCGGCAGGCCGTTTCCCGACTTGATCTTGGCGTCATTGCTTCGCTTAAAGGTCAACGATGTTCGCGAAGTGGCGGTATTGGGTGACACCGCGAGCGACATACTGGCCGGTCGCCGCGCGGGTGCACAGATTGTGGCCGGAACACTGACCGGCGCGCACGACGCCGCCCAACTCGGCACCGCACAGCCCACTCATATCGTGCATTCGGTGGTCGAGTTCCCCGACATCATCCTGCGCCGGATCTGAAATCGGAGCATGAAATCGCCTTGGTGGATGCAGATCCTGAAATGGGCCTCGATCGCGGTGCTCGTCGCCGCGGTGAGTGCGTGTGGCGGGACCGGTGGTGGCAATGGCCCAAACTCGGTCACCGTCTACAGCGCCGACGGATTGGGGCGGTGGTATCAGGCCCGCTTCCATGAGTTCAGTCAAATCACTGGAATCTCGGTGAATCTCGTGGAGGCCGGCTCTGCCGAGGTGGTGTCGCGGATAGCCAAAGAGAAGGCCAATCCGCAGGCCGATCTGTTGGTGACATTGCCGCCCTTCGTCCAGAAGGCAGCAGGGAGCGGACTGCTGGTCGGTGCCGATATCGACATCGCCGCGGTCGACCAGAGGAATCGGGATAGGAACGGCAGATACGTCGCCATTGTCGACAACTACCTCACATTCATCGCAAATCCGGCCGCCGCACTGAAAGACCCGCGGTGGGATGACCTCCTCGATCCCCGATTCCGGGGCAAGCTGCAATATTCGACGCCGGGACAGGCGGGTGACGGGACTGCCATGCTGGTTCTCCTTCAACACCTGATGGGGAACCAGGGGGCTGTTGACTACCTGCGCCGGCTGCAGCACAACAACGTCGGTCCGTCCAGCTCCACCGGAAAGCTGCAGCCGAAGGTCAGCAATGGCGAACTGTGGGTCGCCAATGGGGATCTTCAGATGAACCTTGCCTCGATCCGCGAAGACCGCTCCAATTTCTCGATATTCATTCCGGCGGCCAGGGACGGCAAGCGATCCACCATCTCGCTGCCGTACGTTGCCGCTGTCACCAACGGTGCGCCGCACGTGGAGAACGCAAGGAAGCTACTGGCCTACCTACTGTCCGTGCCCGTGCAGCGGACAATTCCGCGCGAAGCGCTGGGTATGCCGGTGCGCGCCGATGTGCAACCCGAAGCGGGGGCCAATACGCCGGCGCAGGTACTTGAGGGCGTACGCATCTGGCACCCGGACTGGGACCAGGTGGTCAGCACGCTCGATGCGTCGTTGATCGCGTACCACCAAGAGACGGGGAGCTGATATGGACAACAATGCCGAATTCGCCTCGCGTGGAAGGCGCAGCGGCGAAATTCTCGCGGGGAGACCTCCTGAATCCGGGCAACCTCCACGCGCGCCAGTGCACGCACCGGCCATTATCTTCGATCACGTGACCGTTGCCTACGGGCGAGGCAGGAAGAGATCGGAGGCGCTACGGAACTTCAACCTGCGCATCGCCCGCGGCGAGACGGTGGCTCTGCTGGGGCCCAGCGGTTCGGGAAAGTCCACCGCGCTCAAGGCGCTTGCCGGATTTGTGCGACCAGTTTTTGGCACCGTGCGATTGGACGGCGAGGATGTCACGGATCTGCCGCCTGCGAAGCGCGGAATCGGCGTGGTGGTGCAGTCCTACGCGTTATTTCCCCATATGCGAGTGCGCGACAACGTTGCCTTTGGGCTGCGCGCGCGCCGAACCAAATCCGATCGGATCGCGGAGTGCGTGGATGACGCACTGGCGATGGTGAGCATGTCCGCCTACGCCGACCGCTATCCGCGCGAGTTGTCCGGAGGACAGCAACAACGCGTCGCCATCGCGCGCGCCCTGGCCATCCGGCCCCGGGTGCTGCTTCTGGACGAACCATTGGCCGCTTTGGACGCTCAGTTGCGTCTATCGATGATCGCTGAGCTGCGGCAGCTGCAGCAGAGCTTGCCGGACACCGCGATGCTGTACGTCACCCATGACCAGAGCGAGGCGTTGGCGCTGGCAGACAGGATCGCGGTGATGCGTGATGCCGAGCTTGTCGATGTCGACAGCGCTCATAATCTCTGGACACGACCGCCCACCGACTTCACCGCGAACTTCCTCGGGGGCGCCAATCTGATCCCATGCACGGTGGGGCGGGTGTCGGGTGAGTCCGCACTGGTTTCGGTAGGGGACAAGATGCTCAGCGTGACCGTTCCCACACCGGAAATCGGCCGTGACCCTTGGGCTCCCGGCGCGTCTGCCCTGATATGTATACGCCCGCATACACTTTCGATAGTGGGCCCCACGGCGCCTGGTGCGCTGCGCGCGCGGGTAGCGAACAAGGTGTGGCGCGGTGCGTCGACCAGGGTGTCCCTCGCAGTAAGCGGGCTGCCCGACCAACTGATCGATGCGGAGGTGCCGGGGCACGCCGACGTTCAACCAGATTCGGTTGTCGGTGTGAAGTTCCCAGAACCAGCCGGAGCGCTCGTCGCAGTACCGGGGGAGGCGTGATGATCGCAGTTCTGGACCGCGTCGACTCCGCAGGTGCGCAACCCCGCCGGAAACGGCGCAGGGCAGTGCCCGTGCTGTGGGCAATCCCGCCCCTTCTGGTGGTGCTCGTCGCCATCGTCTACCCGCTGCTGCGCGTGCTATCGGATTCTGCCGAAGGGGAGGGGAACAGCACGTGGCGTGCGGTGCTGGGCTCGACGCTGTTTCAGCACGCTCTGGTGACCACGGTGTACATTGCCGTGCTCACCACAATCGGTTGTCTGGCGCTGGGCACGTTTCTTGCCACTGTGTTGGCATTCGTGCCTTTTCCGGGCTCAGAGTTGGTTGGCCGCCTCATCGACACCGTCCTGGCGCTGCCTTCCTTTCTGATCACCCTCGCCTTCACGTTCTTGTACGGTGCCGCGGGTGCGGTCAACGCGCTGATCGCGAACCTCACGGGTGGTTCGCGTCCACTGGAATTTCTGTCCAGCCCCGCCGGCGTGATTCTGGCCGAGACCACCTTCTTCACGCCGTTCGTGGTGCGGCCCTTATTGGCCGCGTTTGTGATCGTCCCGCGTGAACAGCTCGATGTCGCGGCCAGTCTCGGCGCCTCGCCGTGGCGGGTGCTGGCCAAAGTGGTGATGCCGGAGGCCTGGCCGGCGCTGATGGCGGGAGGAAGCCTGGTGCTGCTGTTGGCACTCAACGAGTTCGGGATCGTCCTGTTCACGGGAGCCAAGGAAGTTGTGACCTTGCCGGTTCTGATCTACACCAGGGGAATAGTCACCTTTGATCTTCCTGGTGCCGCAGTGATCGCGACCATTCAGATAGTGCTTTCGCTCGCACTGTACGGCCTGTACCGGATCGTCTTCTCGCGCATGCTGGCCGGGCGAGCCAACAGCGAGCCGAAAGGGGCCTGAGGTGCTGCTGTGGAACGGGCGGAGCAGGTTGATTCTGTGGTCGGTCTTCGCAGTGGTGATCACCGTAGTCTTCATCGCGCCGATCGCCACCGTGGTGCTGGCCGGATTCTCCGGGGCGTGGACGGGTCCGTTGCCAACGCAGCTGAGTTTTATGCGCTACGAAAAAGCTTTGGGGGGAGACGATCTCGCGAGTATGGCGGTCAGCCTGCAAACTGCCGTCATGTCGAGCGGCGTCGCGCTGCTGCTGGGCACCTGGGCGGCGCTGAGCGTGCGTGAGGTGCCCTCATGGCTCCGGCGAGTGATCGACGCCGTATTTCACCTTCCCATCGCGATCCCTTCGGTGGCGATCGGGTTGGGGTTGTTGACAGCCTTCAACGAGCCGCCCTTGCTGCTGGGCGGCACGAAATGGATTGTGATTGTTGCGCATACCGCGCTGGTGCTGGCCTTCGCATTCAGCTCGGTGTCGGCGGCGTTGGAGCGTCTCGATCCCGCCTATCGGCAAGTGGCCGAGTCGCTGGGAGCCGGGTCAGTGCGGGTCGTGAGAACCGTTACTCTGCCGCTGCTGATGCCGTCGCTGGGTGCGGCGGCCGGGCTGGCCATCGCCTTGTCGATGGGAGAACTCGGTGCGACGGTGATGGTGTACCCATCCAGCTGGCGCACTCTTCCGGTGACCATCTTTGGTCTCTCGGATCGGGGTCAAGTCTTCTCAGCCGCGGCGTCCACGACGCTGTTGCTGATGGTGACGCTACTTGCCTTGCTCGTGGTCGGCAGGTTGCGCGGAAAGGTGGCTTTTCGCTAGCCGGCACCGGCCCCGACCGGTGCCGGCGCTCCTATGATGTCGCTGTCCACCTCGGAAGACGGGCACGCATTGGCTGATACCGGCGACGGCCACCATCGTTTTGTGGCACAGCCTCACAGCGAGGACGAAGGTCCCAGCGCGGAGGCGGAACGGCGTGCGGCACAAATGCGTTCGGACGAGCACTCGGTCGCCGGGGCACCACCTGGAATCGCCATGCGCCCTTTTACCTAGGCCTGATGGCCTCCGCCGGTGTGGCCGTCACCTATGGCGGCGTCCGGCTGCTCGGTTGATTACTGGTACAGGTAGACACTTTCGGCGGCGCAAGGGGGCCGGTCCTTGCCTTCGATCTCGTACTTGATTCCGTACGTCGCTTCGACGGTGCCTTTGTCACGACGTTTTGCCGACAGCAGCGTGACGTGCCCGCGCACCCGTGCACCCACATGCAGTGGTGCCGGAAACCGCACCTTGTTCACCCCGTAGTTGAGCACCACGTCGTAGGACGCGATTTCCAGGACCTCGTCCAGGAATGCCGGGGCCAGGGCGAGCGTGAGATACCCGTGCACAATGGTCCCTCCGAATGGGCCGGATTTGGCGCGTTCGGTGTCGATGTGAATCCACTGCCGGTCGCCGGTCGCGTCGGCGAACTCGTTGACCTGTTCCTGGGTGATCTGAACCCAACTGCTGGTACCCAATTCGACTCTGCCCAGGGACAGCAGCTCCTGTGGTGTCGCCAGCTTGGTGGACATACCGCGCGCTCCTTTTCGGGTCGTGGTGCCTGATCGCATTACCGACTGGTGCTGTCGGCTGGACTCTTCATACCCGAGATCGCATGGCTGCCACGGGACAATGCCGAAATCCGGGCGAAGACCTGATGCGGGTAATGTTTGCCGACATGAGGTGGTCGGTACCGCTCGTGCTCGGGTTGCTGCTCGCGGTGATTGGCTGCCAGCAAGGCATCGACGGAGAGCCGACGGCGGAAAGAGGTGCAGGGCCGTCGGGACCGATCCAACCCGCTCAGCTTGACCAACTCCTGACGCCGGCATTGTCGCTGGCTGTGACGCCGGGCAAGCCACTGTTCGAAACCGACATGCAGTCAGTTCTGTGGACCGGTGCCGATCCCGCGCAATGCCAGGGAGTCGTCGGGTATGGCCGCCATCCGCTCTTCCCGACGAACTACACCGGCCGTGAGGCGCGGACGCAGACCGACAACCAGTATCCCAACCAGCACCAGCTGCTCGAGGTTTCGGCCACCTACCCCGGCGATTTCCAGGCATCGAAGTTCCTGGAGTCGGTCCGTGCCACGGTGTCCGCATGTCAACGTCCGGTGGCCGCCTGGGGCGATGACGAGAAACATCACATGGTCACGCCCGGCCCGGTCGCTCCGGGCTCGCCGGACATGGTGCGGTGGTCGACCAATCTCACTGGTGATCAATGGATTTGCGAGTTCACAATGATCGCCAAGGCAAATGTGATCTCGCAGCTTGTCACCTGCTCGCCGGATCGGTCCATCGACAACCAGGCGTTGTCCGACCAGCGGCTTCAGAAGATCGACGAGCTGCTGAATTCCAAGGTCTGAGCCCGATCAGGAAGCTTCGCGCGCCGCGATGTCCTGCGCGAGCAGGTTCTCGGCGCGCTCGATGATGGCTTCGACCGTGAAGTCGAAGTTTGCGTCGGAGATCGTCGCGATCGAATGACCGCGGCTTGCCAGCTCGTGCAGGGTCGGGGCCAGCGTGGCGCTCGGTACCAGACTGCGGGCTTCTCCGGAGGCGGGCATCACGGTATCCATGTGCTCAAGCACCACAACCCCGCGAATATGCAAGGACAACGCGAAATACACATCCAGGGCGTTATCCGGGCTGAAGCCGACGCCGATCAGGGTCCGGACAAGTGACTCCAGGTTTTGGATGCTCGCCTGCAGCGCCTCACTGCTGAGCTCGCTGGTGCGCATCAGGATGAGCTCGACCAGTACCGGTCGCTCTCGAAACGCCTCGCGCATTCGATGGGTGTGGCTGCGCAGCGCGTCCTGCCAGGTTTCGTCGCCGACGAAGGGAGCGGCGAAGTGATACTGCTTGGTCGCACGGTCGGTCATCGCGTCGAGCAGCTCACCCTTTTTGCGGAAATACCAGTAGATACTGGTGACGCCGACATCGAGATGCTTCGCTAGCAGCGGCATGCTCAGCCCACTTATCCCAATTTCCTCGGCGAGCTCAAAGGCTCCGGCGATGATGTCCTCGGCCGTGATGGAGCCGCGGCGCCGCCGTTCCCGCTTGGGGCTGTGTGAAGGGCCCTGTGTGCTGGTCGTCCTGGCCTCGTGGCCGACACCGGCATGTCGCATGTGTAATCCTCGTCGTGCCCCCGTGGCGTCGCTCTTTCCCCGTCCTACCGTTGAAGGCCCTGATAGCAAGTTGGCAGGATACCGCAGGAACGTGGCGGTATGGATGGCTCCCTCTCGCGGCCAGTTCGCTGCGGCGGTGATCCTCGGCTGCTCGCGGGGATTTGCGCGGTGGGGTTCGGCACGCCGGCGGTGCGGTAGTACGGCCACGGCCCCCCGCGCCGCCGATCTGGTAATACCCCTGTGCGGTGCCTGGACGGCCAGGCACCATGGACACTCAGGCTGGCGGCATCAAGAAGGGTGTGGCAATGGCGATTGACCGGGATATCGACAAGGACCAAGACGAGGAGCAGGAAACAGCACCAGCCGCCGCATCGAAGACCACGAGGCCCGGATGGTGGGTGAGGCAGTACACCTTCACCGGTACCGCAGTTGGCCTGGTCTTTCTTTGGCTGTCGATGACACCGTCGCTGCTGCCGCGCGGCCCGCTGTTCCAGGCATTGGTGAGCGGAGGATCGGGTGCGATCGGTTACGCGCTCGGTGTGCTCGTGGTCTGGCTGGTGCGGTACATGCGGTCGCAGGATTCGAGTCCGAAGGCTCCG
It includes:
- a CDS encoding TetR/AcrR family transcriptional regulator, with product MRHAGVGHEARTTSTQGPSHSPKRERRRRGSITAEDIIAGAFELAEEIGISGLSMPLLAKHLDVGVTSIYWYFRKKGELLDAMTDRATKQYHFAAPFVGDETWQDALRSHTHRMREAFRERPVLVELILMRTSELSSEALQASIQNLESLVRTLIGVGFSPDNALDVYFALSLHIRGVVVLEHMDTVMPASGEARSLVPSATLAPTLHELASRGHSIATISDANFDFTVEAIIERAENLLAQDIAAREAS
- a CDS encoding 2-aminoethylphosphonate ABC transporter permease subunit, yielding MIAVLDRVDSAGAQPRRKRRRAVPVLWAIPPLLVVLVAIVYPLLRVLSDSAEGEGNSTWRAVLGSTLFQHALVTTVYIAVLTTIGCLALGTFLATVLAFVPFPGSELVGRLIDTVLALPSFLITLAFTFLYGAAGAVNALIANLTGGSRPLEFLSSPAGVILAETTFFTPFVVRPLLAAFVIVPREQLDVAASLGASPWRVLAKVVMPEAWPALMAGGSLVLLLALNEFGIVLFTGAKEVVTLPVLIYTRGIVTFDLPGAAVIATIQIVLSLALYGLYRIVFSRMLAGRANSEPKGA
- a CDS encoding 2-aminoethylphosphonate ABC transporter substrate-binding protein, which gives rise to MQILKWASIAVLVAAVSACGGTGGGNGPNSVTVYSADGLGRWYQARFHEFSQITGISVNLVEAGSAEVVSRIAKEKANPQADLLVTLPPFVQKAAGSGLLVGADIDIAAVDQRNRDRNGRYVAIVDNYLTFIANPAAALKDPRWDDLLDPRFRGKLQYSTPGQAGDGTAMLVLLQHLMGNQGAVDYLRRLQHNNVGPSSSTGKLQPKVSNGELWVANGDLQMNLASIREDRSNFSIFIPAARDGKRSTISLPYVAAVTNGAPHVENARKLLAYLLSVPVQRTIPREALGMPVRADVQPEAGANTPAQVLEGVRIWHPDWDQVVSTLDASLIAYHQETGS
- a CDS encoding TIGR03364 family FAD-dependent oxidoreductase, whose translation is MRVIVVGGGILGTAHAWAAVERGHEVVHLEREVEARGATVRNFGLVWVSGRSALELKIAQRSRDLWQGIAKLVPGIGFRQMGSFTLLRTHEEVAVAEEVMARSDADERGFALLEPGAVQRQNPALRGKFLAGLHCARDAAVESRVALPAMRLHLKTNGCYSFVAGREVRAIDTSSAGVSVRTDDGETYRGEAVVMCAGAAHGGLARELLGDFPVRRVRLQMMQTAALGEELTTAIADGDSLRYYPAFAGPALDALNATQLQEPTAAEHKMQLLCVQRLHGGLTIGDTHEYAEPFAFDVDEAPYRHLITTAEELLGRKLPPVVRRWAGVYSQCTDPDQIVYRRQAAPAVWVVTGPGGRGMTLGPAIGADTADLMNL
- a CDS encoding phosphonatase-like hydrolase, yielding MSDIPIRLAVLDMAGTTVADGGLVLQAFETAATAGGIEQDGPERERARQYVIETMGQSKIAVFRYLLGDEDKAQHANRTFEDAYDALISDGRVTPIDGAVQAISRLRDAGVKVALTTGFSASTKEKLLAALAWTDIADLTLAPSEAGRGRPFPDLILASLLRLKVNDVREVAVLGDTASDILAGRRAGAQIVAGTLTGAHDAAQLGTAQPTHIVHSVVEFPDIILRRI
- a CDS encoding ABC transporter permease, producing MLLWNGRSRLILWSVFAVVITVVFIAPIATVVLAGFSGAWTGPLPTQLSFMRYEKALGGDDLASMAVSLQTAVMSSGVALLLGTWAALSVREVPSWLRRVIDAVFHLPIAIPSVAIGLGLLTAFNEPPLLLGGTKWIVIVAHTALVLAFAFSSVSAALERLDPAYRQVAESLGAGSVRVVRTVTLPLLMPSLGAAAGLAIALSMGELGATVMVYPSSWRTLPVTIFGLSDRGQVFSAAASTTLLLMVTLLALLVVGRLRGKVAFR
- a CDS encoding ABC transporter ATP-binding protein translates to MDNNAEFASRGRRSGEILAGRPPESGQPPRAPVHAPAIIFDHVTVAYGRGRKRSEALRNFNLRIARGETVALLGPSGSGKSTALKALAGFVRPVFGTVRLDGEDVTDLPPAKRGIGVVVQSYALFPHMRVRDNVAFGLRARRTKSDRIAECVDDALAMVSMSAYADRYPRELSGGQQQRVAIARALAIRPRVLLLDEPLAALDAQLRLSMIAELRQLQQSLPDTAMLYVTHDQSEALALADRIAVMRDAELVDVDSAHNLWTRPPTDFTANFLGGANLIPCTVGRVSGESALVSVGDKMLSVTVPTPEIGRDPWAPGASALICIRPHTLSIVGPTAPGALRARVANKVWRGASTRVSLAVSGLPDQLIDAEVPGHADVQPDSVVGVKFPEPAGALVAVPGEA
- a CDS encoding MaoC family dehydratase, with the translated sequence MSTKLATPQELLSLGRVELGTSSWVQITQEQVNEFADATGDRQWIHIDTERAKSGPFGGTIVHGYLTLALAPAFLDEVLEIASYDVVLNYGVNKVRFPAPLHVGARVRGHVTLLSAKRRDKGTVEATYGIKYEIEGKDRPPCAAESVYLYQ
- a CDS encoding TetR/AcrR family transcriptional regulator — its product is MVARGETRSAALLAVALQVLIRDGYDRFSMDSVAALAHASKTTIYRRWSNKAELIKAALDAHDASFNDEVFDTGGLRTDLIATMGMLRRKAQALPPTLYPDLIRAMEHDETLSDAIRRHLADPGLSPFDAPLSRAVGRGEAGVDVDRQLIHDVAEAMLTHRLTLGGPLDDAFIGRLVDDVLLVLIRPGAR
- a CDS encoding GntR family transcriptional regulator; the protein is MTADVRLPKHYQVRTELEHILSALNEGDPVPPERDLAERFAVSRETVRQALHELLVEGRIERRGRGTVVAAPKLLQPLSLRSYTEGAQSQGRTPGRLLVTWENITGDADLCRDLGIRGGSTVIHLERVLLADGAKLGLESTYLAKARFAELRNTFDPSTSLYAAIRALGVQFGSAVERIETVLASPREASLLDTSIAMPMLLMNRRTLDTDGRPIERVRSLFRGDRVAFEAVLKE
- a CDS encoding sensor domain-containing protein gives rise to the protein MFADMRWSVPLVLGLLLAVIGCQQGIDGEPTAERGAGPSGPIQPAQLDQLLTPALSLAVTPGKPLFETDMQSVLWTGADPAQCQGVVGYGRHPLFPTNYTGREARTQTDNQYPNQHQLLEVSATYPGDFQASKFLESVRATVSACQRPVAAWGDDEKHHMVTPGPVAPGSPDMVRWSTNLTGDQWICEFTMIAKANVISQLVTCSPDRSIDNQALSDQRLQKIDELLNSKV